The following nucleotide sequence is from Amia ocellicauda isolate fAmiCal2 chromosome 14, fAmiCal2.hap1, whole genome shotgun sequence.
AACTTGTACTCGTGGGATAGTGCATTTCCCAGATTGTTAGTTACTAATAGCCTTGGCCTTTGTGTCTACGTGTTACACTGCATTGTCTGGTAGCAAAGTAATCTCCCACAATgggtaaaataaaatcacagccTTCAGAGAACAATTTGGACAATTAATGTATCATTTCTATTAGATTATCAGACCAGgatttgaacaaaaaaaaacaataattacaatGAAATAGAAAGCAACTATCTGAGGATAATGCAAGGCAACAGAGGCACACCTATAGTGGGGAGTTGTATCTCCAGTTGTACTTCTCATATTTACCTTAAAGTGCTAGTCAAAAAAGGAGAAGGACTATTTCTCAAAGGTCAGATTAAAAGTTGAGGAACTCTGTTGTCTACTCCCAGGTTTGTGACATCACCCCCTGTGTGTAATTAGCGGTGGCTGTGAGCGAGGCAGGAGGAGGCCAGTGCGTCGTGTGTGGCTGTTTGTGGTTTGGGTGCACAATACCTGGGCTgatttttggtcccagtccgcccctgACAAAGAGTCACTTTATCTTTCTGTATTAACATACTATCTGTGTACCAGTCGGTAGTTAGTGATTCTACAAGTcggagtgtcagtcagtcagtcaatgtatcagtcagtcaatcagtgtgtcagtcagtgtgtctctgtctctctctcacccggCCAGTCCTCCGAAGATGTCCTTGACGTAGGAGTAGTCTCCCCCCGATTTGGGGATGGTGACGCCCAGCTCTGCGTAGCACAGCGCGCCCACCGCCGTGATGAGCCCGGTCACCACCCACACCATCAGCGCCAGGCCCACCGAGCCCGCGTTCTCCAGCACCCCCTTCGGACTCACGAAGATACCGGAGCCAATGATgttccctgagagagagagagagagagggaaggagagagagaagggggttcAAACAGTCTGACTGGACaccacagcacattaacactgcaccgAGAGCGAGCcggggttggggtggggggggggaatgtAAACACACTGATAAACTGTACATGaaatctctttccctccctccttcccgcATCAGCACATTGACGTCTCTGTCCACCCCCACAAGCtttccccccactctctctctggttATCTCCCAGTCTAAGCACTTCCTCACAGCAGGGCTGCTCACCCCGGCCTTCAAAACCAGGAAGCGGCGGCCAGCTGACAGGAAGCATGTGCGCCCCAGCACCGCCGCCACACTGGCGCACTGACGCGCTCACACGGGACGTGGGGTCGGGTCAGTGAGttaacacgcacacacacggacaACATGAATAAGTGCACATGCACCGTGCGGCAGTGTGTTATAATAATGGCGGAGCTGGGTTAGTCTAATCTCCACGGCGCGGCAGGGGGTCGAAAGTTCATCCTCATTACCGAGATAACGGAGCGGGGAGGCGGGGAGGACCAGTATAGCCGCTTTAAAGCATCTCCTTTATTGCATGAGCAGAATAAAGACAGGATCATTTTGCTGGAGAAATTGCGCAAAATGATGCTGCTACGTGAGTATACACCGGCGACACACTGCCCCCCAGTCTCTTGACACACTGCCGGGGTTAAACTCCACCGGCGCCGCTGCCACTGTTACACCTGCCCCAGCCTGCACAAAGCACAGGAAAGTGCCGCAAATAAAGGACAGCACTGTATCGACTGCGACAGCCAGCACTACGGCAGGTACATCCGAGTTTGCATCCGCACACAATGTCCCCTGATCGCGACAGGTCACTCACCCACGATGATCCCGCAGGCGCTGACCAGGCCGATCTCCTTCTTCAGAGCCACGCCGCCGCCGCCTCCCTGGGACTCCTGCCCGGGCTCGGACGCAGCATccccggccgccgccgccgctccGGCCCGCTGGCGAGGACCGTCCGTCATGTCGCCCGGCTGGGCTTTTGATTGATGCTCTGACAATTTAGGTGTCGccccccacagacacacacacacacaaaatctatGCTTTTCTATCAAAtgcaatataataatacaaactatatataaaaaaaagtatagCACCAACGTTATCGATGATAAAAGATGTAGGATGTGTTTCTTGATATATAGTAGTGTTGTAGGGGGAAATGGCGTGTTTTATCGATGTAATTATTTAGACTATACATTAACAAGCCACCCAGGCGTTAAAGCCAACCACCCGTGTTATtcgatttcttttttcttgtaaCCAATTTGTAACGGCACGAGTTAATTTGTATCCAATTACTTACAATAATacaaaccaataataataaacaatcatCCGAAAACGTGCGTCGGCTAGTGCTTGAACTATAataaaacacacgcacacaaatggATCCTCTGCTAAAAATAGAGAGGCGTCCGTGCGTCGggttattaatatgattattaatGTGCCTGCGGGTCCACACGAGTAATATCGCTTTCTCCCCCGAGTATGAAGCTCATCGCACAGTTTACAATCAGAGAAGCGTGGTTTGAACATGTACCACTCATACAAAAtgataacaatataataaaataacagattTAACGTCCAGAAAAGAACTATATGGATGTGTGTCGCCAAGGAGGGTGACCAGCGCTCCCCTGATTGCGCAAGATCGCGACAGACTGCGCTTTCATAAATGAGTctgtttcaaatatatatatttatatatttatatatgtatgcttGCATTTAgtctctcccccccacccccctccgtGGCCGGCAACCTTCAACCTTTAGCAGCcggtgtctgtgtctgttccCCGGCACTCAGAGACGGGAGGTTTGAGGAGGCAGTGCTTGCGATTTTAGATTATGCTTCATTCAAATAGgatggaaaacacacacacacacacacacacacacacacacacacacacacacacacacacacacacacacgtcagtCCTGTGCTGTCGCCGGCCCCATTGTTCAGTTTTGAATGCTCCTGTTGTTCGGGTTATCGAGATGCACAGCGGCTCTGTCGTGACAGACCAGCGTCGGACGGCGCAGATACTCCGGCGAGGGTTGCATTCGGTCCCCCTCCGTCCGGAAACGAAGGCTAGCCGAGTCGAgtcgagccgagccgagccgagccgagccgagccgagccgaacCGGACCGAAAGCTGCGATTGTATCCGTTTCACTCGCACAGACCGCTGCTGTGGGCTGTTCGTGGGAGAACTGTCAGTCCTATCCATCAGCCTCCAGTTATATCGCTAATAGGacctcccctctcccctccctttctccctccctctctcggtCCTTACCCCTCTCAAacctcccctcccccctttctccctctctctacacATTTATTCGAGTGTAAAATCTCTCAATCACTTCCTGTACATATTTCTGCCCCCAGACacgcaggcagacagacaattGGTAGAGAGATGTACAATGCATGTCAGCGTGCAGGTGTCAGGGCGTATAAGTGTGTtatactgtgtgtttgtgttatacAGTGTGCCAGGGTGTATAAGTGTTATAcagattgtgtgtgtctgtgcataagTGTGGCAAAGAGTGTAAATGTTAGTGTGTGTAAGTGAAACGGTGAACGGCAGTGTGTtatacagtgtgtttgtgttatacAGTGTGCCAGGGTGTATAAGTGTTATAcagattgtgtgtgtctgtgcataagTGTGGCAAAGAGTGTAAATGTTAGTGTGTGTAAGTGAAACGGTGAACGGCAGTGTGTTATACAGTGTGTTTAAGTTGTGAATATCTGTGTGTTATACGGTGAATGTCAGTGtgttatagtgtgtgtgtgtgtgtgttatacagtgtgtgtataaatgtgttaaacagTGTGAATGCCAGTGTGGTATGTGTGTGAGTCCATGTCCGTGTGTGTATcgttgtgtcagtgtgtcgcagagacagagggaacaagggagagagatggaactgggagagaaagggagtgagagatagagagggagagggagagtgtggggGTGTAGTCAGCGCTGCTCTATAAGGGTTAAACTCCAGCGGACAGTATCCCTGTGTCAGCACTGCTCTTATCACACTGATAGACTCATTCACCTATTCActaacactgaacacacactgatAGGCCCTgataacacagcacagcagggaCTCCTCGTCCGGAGAGACACAGGCCTGGTCCTGAGAGAGACAGCCCCGTAACGCTCTCAGACTCTCTTTATCAaagtacaagaaaataacatatcTGATGGGAAATTAAGACAGTTAATATGTAACCGCATACCTGTGCTGCCATTTAAATAGGTAGAATAAGGTAATAAGGCAAATAGGTAgtaagtcagtgtgtcagttagtaagtcagtgtatcagtcagtcagtccgtgTGTCAGTCAATCAGCTAGTCAGTCAGACAGACTGTTAAGACAGTCAGTGTTGTGGTGTTATGTGAGTGTGCTGATGTACCTTGTGCAGCACCcttaaactgaagaaaaaacTCAAGTTGCGTAACTCAAgtggacacatttgttgtgtTGATATGAAAGTTGTCGTTTGAATGCTGCGTTATTGATAttcatgtttttgtgttgtgCGAGAGACACAGCGCTGCTTTACCCCCGGAGAACTCCTGAGAATCTGTGGAATGTGTCCGAGACACCGAGACGCAACGCaacaccacactgacacacatacaaacaaaacatacacactgagacagacacagacagggaCACACACGGAGGGAGCGAGAGACGAACTGATAGGTTTACCAATACAGGAGCCACAAAACAGAGTcacaaaacagagaagaaaagaGATTACATATTGGAAATTTGAAGGGAGAAGGGGGGaaggggaaggagggagagtgattttgtttttaagggacagagaggaaggagagtgttTGTACATGTAATCCGAGACATGTGTTTACTCCTGCAGCGGCACATGGcctgtgtgtgagtcagtgtgcgtctgtgactgtgtgtgcatctgtgtaaattgtgtgCATCTGAccctccgtgtgtgtgtgttatctcTCGgtctgttggtgtgtgtgtctatagtgtctccCTCTGTGACTAATGTGTCTGCGTCTCTGTTAGTGTCTCTGCGTGTGCGTCTGCGTGTTTCTCACCGTCTCTCTcactatctgtgtgtctgtctctattACTGGGACAGGCTGTGCAAAACAGAACACACTGCACTCTTCCGTCTCTCTTTTCCTCAGTTTGTTTCTGTTCCCCCTCtgcttcacccccccccccccaagctgTTTTTCTCGAGGACTATGAAATCTGGCTCAATCCAGTTCCCTCTGCTCCCTCCTCCCTTCCCTGCTCCCTCCTTCTTTtatcccccctccctccctccctgttgCACTTCTGAGTATTTCCAGAGTCAGCAGTCTGACACACTGTATTACCTGacagcgagggagggaaggagagcgagagggagagataaagaaagaaggagaaaaagaaacaatgaCTTTGGAAAACGAAACATTCAAAATCGAGCAAAAATCAATCTATTAATTAAAGAGAAGAACCGCATTACAACACAATCCCCCTCCCCGCCACCCCTGAGAACAGCTGCATAAGACTAGGGTGGGGCCACATAAAGCCCTGACTGCACTATTCTGCGCCTCTCTCacgtgcatctctctctctctcacatgtcactttttctttttcccctctAGTATCTCACTTCTCTAATTCCATCCTTCTCCTCTAGCACAAGGTCTCCTTCTAGTGGCGACACCCGGTCACTGCAGCTCAATCACTGCTCTATTACACCTGTTACTGAATGACTAATACATTGACAGACATGCAagtgacacgcacacacacatatatacatacactctctcacacacacataaacgccccaagaacaagcaggaactaaagtcagctgcagtgcaggcctggcggagcatcaccagggaagaaacccagcatctggtgatgtctatgggttccagacttcaggcagtctttgactgcaaaggatttgcaaccaagtattgaaactcacaatttaattcatcattatgttagtttgtccaattacttttgagcccctaaactTGGGGGgtccacatataaaaatgggtgtaattcctcaaattgaagatgaaagtctacacttacagcacatattgattgtctcctttcaaatccattgtggtggagtctaaatgacaattgtgtcactgtccaaatatttatggacctaactgtacatacaacacacacacacacacacacagtaacagtgACAGAGTAACAGTACAGCGCTGTTCTTCCTCAGTGTTTATTGACCAGTGGAGAACACAAACTCAAaactacacaaaaaaaaatcacaacacAGGCTACAGACCGGACTGGGCAGAACTGGGCCGCGCCCCCGCCGTGGTTCCGATGGGCCCCGGTTGCCGTTCCTCTCCCCCGTTTCAGTCAgtgggtgtgtgagagtgtgagagagtggggGCTCAGCTCCAGTTAGCAAGTTCTGTCAGTATGTGTGCAGGTGTGGTTCTGATCGACCTGGTCGTGTGCGCCCTGGAGCCCTGCGGCCCAGTCCCCGTGGATCGGTCAGTGGAGTCAGTGTACTGATTCTGCCCCAGTTGTGTAGGTTCTGTCCGGAGGCGATCGTGTGCTGCCGAGAGCACACACCCTaccctcccaccccccccaccgccCGGTTCGGTGCGGCCTGCGGTTCTGCGGGGCGTGGCCCGGTTTCTACAGGCCGATGGTGTAGGAGCGGCCGGCCGGGTTGTGGATGGCTGAGCACACGGGCTCGGTCACGGCCCACTCGTACCACACCTTCCGGCCCGAGTTACAGCGCCAGAACCACAGGCACACCTCCTCACCGCGGGACAGGGGGATGGGCTGCTGcagggggcagagagagagaggtgtggggggttaatattgtttttgattGGCATTAATACAGTACTGACATGAATGATCCACTTAACTgtgataatgataatattttCTTACTTTTAGTGGGAAGAGGATTGGGAACCAGGAGAACATCCCAGGTGAGTGAGTCTCTGGACGAAtacctgacagagagagagagagttttatGGTTTAATTCCATGTTTGTTTGGATTTTCACATCCCTGGCGAGGAGAGCGCGAAGAGTAGAGAGGGGTGAGGAGAGAgcgaagagaaaagaggggcgAGGAGAGCAAGGAAAGAGGAGTGAGCAGAGAGAACAGAGGCGAGGAGAGAGCGAAGAGAAAGAGGGCCgaggagagaagaaaaggaGTGAGCAGAGAGAACAGAAAAGACAGGTGAGGAGAAGAGAGGCGAGGAGAGAGTGAAGAGAAGAGAGGGGCGAGGAGAGGGCGAAGAGAAAGGGGCGAGGAGAGAAAgacttattaaaatataattaataaatgcGTAGCTGGGGTAATGCGTTAGATTCCTATAACTACACTAGCAGTAGAAGAGTGCCGTACTGAGTGTGATGTCCGCGTACAGCGTGGTCTCGAAGTACCCAGCGAAGCCGTGCAGCACCGAGTTGCACTGCACCGAGAACCGCAGGCACTGAGAGCGGCTGCTGGACACgtctacacagagagagacacagggtTAACACACAGACGGGCCACGGGACAGACACGGCTCACACCGCCACTGCAGCCTCTGGCAGACAGGGGCGCGATCAGCAGCAAGGACAGggagtcggtcagtcagtgtgtccgtcaatcagtgagtcagtgtgtcagtcagtgtcagtacCTTTGCTGGGGTGATTGAAGGTGAAGCAGGGCTTGGGGGGGGCCAGCTGGTGGAAGTTGTGCAGCCGCACCACGTAGGGCGTCTCGAACTGGCTGTCGGGGGGGCGGTCGCGCTCCCTGCACCCGCGCACCTCGTTGTACAGcttggaggaggagaggggggcCAGGAATGACGTGTAGGAGCAGGGGATACTGACACCGCCCTCTACagcacggagagagagagagaatatatgTTAGTTCCTGCATCACACATGCTTGGCAATACCAAAGAGGTCATGCCGATAAagctcattttgaatttgaatttgagagagagacccCCCTCACCCTTCAGGAAGTTCTGTGCTCCGTTCAGGCACTCCGGGGACAGCTCGTTATCTCCGAAGGACCCCAGCAGCTCGCTCACGATGATGTCCGCCTTCTCGGGCGCCGCCCAGTCGCGCATGTCACACGACACCACCGTCACCTGGTCGCCCCACTCCTCGAACCGCCAGTTCTCCAGcctgagagggggagagggggttaAGTGCGTCAGTTACTTAGCTTAGGCAGTGcagcagtgtgttgtgtgtcactgtgtcagtgcatcagtgtgtTGTGCGTCAGCACGTACGTGACGACTGCGTTGGGGTTCTTCTCCACGGCATAAACCCGGATCTGCCGGTCCGCCTGCGCCGCCGCACGCAGAGACGCGTTGACCAGGGGTCCGCGGCCCGCCCCCAGCACCATCAgcaccctgagagagagagagagagactaataCACTgcaggaggggagagagggagagcagagGTGCACAGCGAGTGAGAGCACGCGGAGGtgtagagaaagagagggagggagagtggaggtgtagagaaagagagggagggagagtggaggtgtagagaaagagagggagggagagtggaggtgtagagaaagagagggagggagagtggaggtgtagagaaagagggagggagagtggaggtgtagaaaaagagggagggagagtggaggtgtagagaaagagagggagagtggaggtGTAGAGAAATCAAGAAAGGGAAAGTGGAGgtatagagagagggagggagagtggaggtgtagaaaaagagggagggagagcagaGGTATAGAGAAAGAAGGAGGGAGAGCGGAGGtatagagaaagagagggaggtagAGCGGAGGTGTAGAAACTCACTGTACGTTGGTGCTCTTCTCCTCCTCTGGGACTCTGTCCAGCAGACACTTATACACAGCCTGCAACACAACAGCCACCGTTACACCACACCGCAGTTACACGACCTCCCTCACTGCTACACGGCTCAGCAGCTGTCAGTCGCGCAACACGACAGCTGGTGACGTCGCAGCACACATACCTGCTGGTACTGGGAGTACTTGATGGGATCCTTCTCAAAAACCTCATAGGTCTGAGATTCCAGGTTGTCCATCAGGGGCTGAGAGAGGGGAGGAGCGAGAGTTTAGTGTCAGTCATTTCATCTGTAGGAtattccagtcagtcagtgcctCAGTGGCAGCGAGACTCACCTGTAGAGGGGACTGTAGGTAGTCTTCGTACCCCTTGGCGAAGACCTCGTAGGCGTTGGGGGTGGGGCGGTTCTGGTTCAGGTAGTCCAGGTACTGCAGGTAGGACCGGAAATCCTTATCGCTGTGTCGACTGGCGCCAGTGAAGATAAACTGGGcctccagctgagagagagattaaattaACGTAGAGCCCATTTAACAGTGAGGCTATTGGTTGTGCTGGGTGTCAATCACGATACCTTGAAAAGCCGGAAAATGATTCGCTGGTGGGCCTTTGACAGGACGGGGAAGCCCTTCTTATTGGTCAGGAAGATGCTAGTGGGCAGGATGGCCGCTTTGATGGGTTCCCCCAGCCACTTGTCAACCACGGCGTCGGAGGGCAAGTCGGGTCCGATCTCGATGGCTGAAGGGGGCGGGACAAATAGCAGCCGACAAGTCTTTCACATGCACATCAGGGGGATTGGTGCTACATTACTTAGCAATTACACAATTAATGGGCTCCggtcctctccctctctcacccagGCAGATCCTCTTGTTGTAGTCGCAGAGGGTTCTGAAGGAGTGCCAcctgtggagagagggagggagggatgagagagagagaattcaaGTAAAATGTAAACGGaggacacagagagagcgagagagaaaggaggacagataggagggaggggagagagaattcaagtgaaatgtaaacttggagggaggagggaggggggagagaatGAAAGCgagagaagggagggaggg
It contains:
- the prmt5 gene encoding protein arginine N-methyltransferase 5, whose product is MAPVSPFMRPVFSRAAPFLSLSVSESNMASGSSASRVSSGRDLNSVPEVAETLGAVARLGFDFLCMPVFHPRFQREFGLDPAQSRPGAQTRSDLLLSGRDWNTLIVGKLSPWIQADSEVDTVRKNSEEALAQELNFSAYLGLPAFMLPLQSQRCANLARLLLLHLHTGHHSCMFWVRVPLLAPEDVRDDVIENEPVHRRDEQDERTWSWWHSFRTLCDYNKRICLAIEIGPDLPSDAVVDKWLGEPIKAAILPTSIFLTNKKGFPVLSKAHQRIIFRLFKLEAQFIFTGASRHSDKDFRSYLQYLDYLNQNRPTPNAYEVFAKGYEDYLQSPLQPLMDNLESQTYEVFEKDPIKYSQYQQAVYKCLLDRVPEEEKSTNVQVLMVLGAGRGPLVNASLRAAAQADRQIRVYAVEKNPNAVVTLENWRFEEWGDQVTVVSCDMRDWAAPEKADIIVSELLGSFGDNELSPECLNGAQNFLKEGGVSIPCSYTSFLAPLSSSKLYNEVRGCRERDRPPDSQFETPYVVRLHNFHQLAPPKPCFTFNHPSKDVSSSRSQCLRFSVQCNSVLHGFAGYFETTLYADITLSIRPETHSPGMFSWFPILFPLKQPIPLSRGEEVCLWFWRCNSGRKVWYEWAVTEPVCSAIHNPAGRSYTIGL